Sequence from the Helianthus annuus cultivar XRQ/B chromosome 13, HanXRQr2.0-SUNRISE, whole genome shotgun sequence genome:
GTTTGTTATTTTGATTTCACCTACCTCCTCGGCAGGTTGGACTTGGACGTTATGATTGTCCTCAACCGGTCCTGCGTTAGAGTTCGTGCCAAAACCGAAATCAGGAATGATTCCTTGACCAACCATGATAAAAAAAACCAGCAAAAAACTCAGCAAAAACTCAgaaaaaaagaagatgaaagtgACTGtgaaaatcggtgggcgccaatgaagaaacacagaactaattttagagttaattagtttggtttatgttcctttcatagtggttaatcttcttaaactttcctgagctccttaatgatccgataatcctgcaaaacagaacaccgtagctcgttaagaggggaatatgggggtttccctcttaaccagactccggcgtgagaataagtatctgctttgaggaaataagtgtgtgGTAAGAGTGAGAGTGAAGAGAGCAGAATGAATCAACCTGTGCATGGAggtccctatttatagccggagaggtgtaagaggagatgggctgatgggccttgggctgGAAGGCGACAACTTAgaggatatgctctttgtctcactggtgtcaaCCGTTTGTACCTTCTGTAAGATCTCCGGTGCTGGCACAccatgattggagccacgtgtccctGTTGTCGGCCTTGctgtccctctgccatcagcaggtgagtggagatcgtggggcaggtgtcgccgccccctgattggtgccacataGGCGTCCTTGTGGACTTATTGTCTCGTGCACatcagacgatcgtggagcacgatagagCACAGCCTGATGGACGCTGATTGGCTCATtttcttctgccacttgtaccttctGAAGTGGCCCTGCGCCTTAGCCCTGCGCGACCCTTGCTGAGCACGTAACTAGCCCGCGCAGGGTTATAGGTGGCTGAAGGCTCTTATTCAGAACGCTAAGTGTTGAAATTGATGCTCTTTCTTGTTTGGACCTCGCGCGGGGTCAGTTCTTGTTGAAGTAACCCGCGCGAGGCTAAGATTGAACATCTTgctgaataaggagtatggtcccgcACGTGACCTGAAGGAAGGTCTGTGCGGATTTTttggaccataccccttcagagaGATATGTATTATATGCATATATTAGAGTGTTTAGAGCAGCAATATGAGTGAAAAAATGGTTAAGGAAGATATCATTTTATAAGCCCAACACAAAAACAATGAAAAATTAAGTgaccaaaaaaataaaaagttgttGAGGTTGATGTTGAAGTTGTTCCGGCAACCTTAGCTTACTTGATTGGTTGTTTTCTTGTTTTCTAGTGTGTGAACGTGGCTTTTTGTCAAATCCAGTTTTCCAAAACCCTTTTCACACAGATACGCTAGATTGTTTTTGTTTAACAAAGGTATATTTGACGTATATGCAAAAGCAAAAAAATTATACCGAAATGATAAGCTTTGCTTTTGTTATTTGTAAAGTGTGAATGATGTTTTGCAAGTGTGAATGATGTTTTGCACTTTGAACCTGACTCTCTCTCTTTCAAGCATTACTCATGTCTTCAATGATAAAACTATTAGAATAGGTTATATAAGTTAGATATCTTTCATAGTTTAGTTATAATATATGTTTAATTATTAGTGtatttatgtattattattattcataaGATAGGTATAAACGGTTATGGTATGTATATCATATCGTATATATACTGATGTAATGTTTCACTCTTCGGTGAATTTTTTCGATAATCAGAACATTCATTCTCTTCGgttccaaaaccctaacacaaaTCAAGTTTAattccaacaagtggtatcagagccatctCGATCCACACACGTATTCAACATCTGTTATAATCATTCTATCAAATTCCATAAACATCCAATCATGACGACAACAAACGCAGGAATACAAACCCAAATTCCAAAATTACTAGGGCAAAACTATTATCACTGGCATATTCAAATGAAAGTTTTGTTAGAATCACAAGATTTATGGTCAATTATGGAAGAAGGATACAATCAACTTGCATCTGGGGCTTCAGAAAGTGATCACAACGCGCATAAAGAAAGGGTTAAGAGAGACAAGAAGGCGTTACACATCATTTTTCAAGCAGTGAATGAAACCGTCTTTGAAAGAATCGCTACATGTACAACATCTAAGGAAGCATGGAATGTTCTTCACAAGGCTTATAGAGGCGAACAGAGAGTAAAAATGGTAAAACTCCAAACCCTAAGATGTGAATTCGATTCATTACGAATGAAAGAAACAAAGTCAATAGAAGATTTTATTAATCGAACAACTGTTATAGTAAATCAATTACGTATGAACGAAGAAAACATAACCAAACAGAGAATAGTAGAAAAAATTCTTAGAACACATACAAGAAAATACGAGTCAGTGGTTGTTGCCATCGAGGAATCCAAGGATCTGAATCTCATGTCTACTGAAGAATTACTCGGTATTCTTCAGTCACATGAATTGAGATTGAAACAATATGATGATATATCGATGGAAAAAGCATTCCAAGTACAGGGAAATTATTCTGATCATTCAAGACAATATCGATCAGATAACTCAGGCCGAGGACGCGGTAGAGGAAGAGGGAGATCTTACAGTCAAATAAGATGTTATAATTGCCAAAAATTGGGACATACCGCTCGTTTCTATCAAAAGAAAGACGAGAATGAAAGAACATGGAATGCACTTATGCATGAGGAAGAAACAAATGAGAAGTATGAAGACACAATGTTCATGATATTCAACGTAGAAGAAGTGACTAAGAATGATTGCTGGTATTTAGACAGTGGGTGTAGCAATCACATGACTGGAGATAAAAGTTTGTTCATTACACTTAATGAATCTGAGAGAAAAGAAGTTAGAACAGGGGATGACAAAAAGCTTGAAGTGCTAGGGTGTGGTGATGTTGCCATAAAAGTTAAGTGATTAGAAAAGAAGGTTCCGAATGTATTCTACGTAGAAGGACTGAAGCATAATCTACTTAGTTTTGGACAACTTGTCCAAAAGGGATATGAAGTGAAATTCTCGAACAAAGAGTGTGCAATCAAGGATTCGACAGGTGACTTAATAGGTGTGGTGAAAATGACGGGAAACAAAATGTTTCCTTTAAATCTTAATCATGATATGATACCTAGGACATATAGCATGATGACACAAGATGTATCGATATTATGGCATCAACGTTATGGACACATCaatttcgataccttatataatATGGGAATGAATGAAGTAGTTAAAGGAATACCgaagatttctaagcaacataaGGAATGCCAAGGCTGTGTTCTCGGAAAACATGCAAGGAAATCATTCCCTAAATACTCAAACTAGCATGCCAATAAGCCACTACAATTGATTCATTCAGACATATGTGGCCCTATGAAAACAATATCCATCGGTGGATGTAAATACTTCATCACATTTATAGATGACTTTTCGAGAAAAACTtgggtatattttttaaaactCAAATCGGAGGCCCTATCTTATTTCAAGATATTCAAGAGATTTGCAGAAAATCAAGTAGACCACATGGTGAAATGCATACGAACAGATAGGGGTGGTGAATACTGTGGCCATGACTTCCAAGACTACCTCAAAGAAAACGGAATTGTGCATCAACTTACCACAAGTTATACCCCACAACAAAATGGGGTGGCTGAACGAAAAAATAGAACGATTATGGAGTTAAGCAGGAGTATGATGAAAATGATAAATGTCCCAAGCACTCTCTGGGCAGAAGTAGTTGCATGTGCAACTTATCTATTAAATAGAACTATTACAAAGAAAGTTCCAAACATCACTCCTGAGGAGACATGGAGTGGGAAGAAACCAAGTGTAGAACACCTCAAAGTATTCAGATGCACGGCATACGCTCATATTCCAAAGCAAAAACGAAGCAAACTGGATGACAAGACAGAAAGGACAATGTTCATAGGATATAGTGAAGGTAGCAAAGCCTATAAACTCTACAATCCAATAACAAACAAAGTTATTATCAGTAGAGATGTTATATTTGATGAATATCAAATCTGGAGGGAAAGTGACATACATGAGAAGGATACATATATTAGGATTAGCGACTCAGAAAAGGAATTTCATGAAGAATCAATAGGAAACCGTGAATCAGAACCGGCAATTAATGAAAATGCTCAATCAGATGTTATAGGTGACAACGAAACGGTTAATGATCAAAGAGAGGACGagtcatcttcatcatcagaaaACGAAGAACTGAGAACAAGGAACATAGCTGACATCTATCAGAATACACAAGCTTTCACAGAAACACAAGTGAATGATATGTATAAAGGAAATCAAATGGCACATGATAATAGTGTCGCAAACTTCGTTCTTTACACTGATGCAGACCCAATTACATATGATGATGCATGTAAGGATGTGAAATGGAGAGAAGCAATGGATAGAGAAATTGAGTCAATTCTGAAAAATAAAACCTGGGAGTTGGTGGAACCTCCAAAAGGATAAACACCTATTGGAGTTAAGTGGATATTCAAGACTAAGTATGACGAGCATGGTAAAGTAAGCAAACATAAAGCCCGTTTAGTTGCAAAAGGATATAAACAAAAATATGGAATAGATTATCAAGATGTATTTGCTCCAGTGATTAAATTCGATACAGTGAAACTTATCCTGGCATTAGCAGCTCGTTATGGATGGCATCTACATCAGATGGACGTAAAAACTGCCTTCTTAAATGGAAAACTGAATGAACAAGTATATATGCAACAGCCAGAAGGATATGTTAGAAAAGGAGAGGAACACAAGGTGTGTCATCTTAAGAAAGCGTtatatgggttaaaacaagcccCAAGGGCATGGTATAGAAGGATAGATGGGTATTTTATATCTCATGGTTATGGAAAATGAACATATGAACACACCTTATATATAAAGATTCTAAAGACTGCAAGAATTATGATTTGCTTGTATGTCGATGATCTCATAATAACAAGTGATTCATTAGACTTAATTGAACAGTTAAAAGAATCCATGAAGCATGAATTTGAGATGACCGATCTCGGAACATTACATTACTTCTTAGGAATGGAAGTAAATTACAGTGAAGGAAACATCATACTATCTCAACAGAAATATGCAAGGAATTTATTATAGAAGTTCAATATGGAAAACTGCAATTCCATCTCTACACCATTAGAGTATGGTTTGCGGTTAACAAAGGAGGTTCAGGAAGTAGAAGTAGATCAGAATCTATATAGGAGTCTGGTTGGAAGCTTAATGTACTTAACCAACACAAGACCGGACATCATATTCGCTGTTAGCAAAATAAGTCGTTTCATGGAAAGCCCTAAAAGGAGTCATTGGGAAGCTGGAAAAAGGATTCTGAGATATGTAAAAGGGACGATAAATCATGGGATTGTATATTCCAAAGGAAACAAAGGAAAGCTAGTGGGTTtttgtaacaactgtcaataaaacccgtaattaggataataattatccaataagaaaaccttaattaagacacccaagtagtttggcataaaccctgaaatttccggaataatcggaatcaggatcagggcccctaaaactcgaggggggcaaaccctcgTTGGTAATTATCTTAATAAATTCGTTGCTCAGTTCTGATTTGTTAAAATTGTTGAATCACCTAAgctacaaccgaactcagctaggctaggaagtaggctgcaccctttacggaccgtaaagggattgccttacggaccgtaagcagactgggttcccttacggaccgtaaggagttagtcatacggtccgtaagcgtgtcgaaatttctgctataaatagccgaccttggcatgaAAACTGAGAGGTTACAACGACGTAAATAGCTTCTGTAGATGTCGAGATAGCACTGTTATACTACaatcacacacacacgatcacgaaacactgccgcaatcagggtaataactcgatcgctattaagattcaacgtccgatcgattataactatccaacgatagtccgggtgctgctcaat
This genomic interval carries:
- the LOC110900972 gene encoding uncharacterized protein LOC110900972, coding for MTTTNAGIQTQIPKLLGQNYYHWHIQMKVLLESQDLWSIMEEGYNQLASGASESDHNAHKERVKRDKKALHIIFQAVNETVFERIATCTTSKEAWNVLHKAYRGEQRVKMVKLQTLRCEFDSLRMKETKSIEDFINRTTVIVNQLRMNEENITKQRIVEKILRTHTRKYESVVVAIEESKDLNLMSTEELLGILQSHELRLKQYDDISMEKAFQVQGNYSDHSRQYRSDNSGRGRGRGRGRSYSQIRCYNCQKLGHTARFYQKKDENERTWNALMHEEETNEKYEDTMFMIFNVEEVTKNDCWYLDSGCSNHMTGDKSLFITLNESERKEVRTGDDKKLEVLGCGDVAIKVK